One Sphingomonas sp. FARSPH DNA segment encodes these proteins:
- the kdpC gene encoding potassium-transporting ATPase subunit KdpC — protein MGKDFSSALRPAIVMTILFAALLGLAYPLAMTGIGQAVFPGQANGSLVRDTGGKVIGSTVVGQAFVADRYFQTRPSAAGKGYDGLNSSGSNFGPTSKALVDRVKADIAKRRSEGVAGALPADLVTASGSGLDPDLSPDAAWAQAPRVARVRGVSIDRIRALVSQNVETSLFGDPHVNVLALNRALDALQPVPAFATPAR, from the coding sequence ATGGGCAAGGATTTCTCTTCCGCGCTGCGCCCCGCGATCGTCATGACGATCCTGTTCGCCGCGCTTCTCGGGCTCGCCTATCCGCTGGCGATGACCGGCATCGGTCAGGCCGTCTTCCCCGGCCAGGCCAATGGCAGCCTGGTCCGCGACACCGGGGGCAAGGTGATCGGTTCGACGGTCGTCGGCCAGGCCTTCGTCGCCGACCGCTATTTCCAGACGCGCCCCTCGGCCGCCGGCAAGGGCTATGACGGCCTCAATTCGTCCGGCTCGAACTTCGGCCCGACGAGCAAGGCGCTGGTGGATCGGGTGAAGGCCGACATCGCGAAGCGGCGCAGCGAGGGCGTCGCCGGCGCACTGCCCGCGGATCTCGTCACGGCGAGCGGCTCGGGCCTCGATCCCGATCTGTCGCCCGACGCGGCGTGGGCACAGGCGCCCCGGGTCGCGCGGGTGCGGGGCGTTTCGATCGATCGCATCCGCGCGCTCGTCAGCCAGAACGTGGAGACGTCGCTGTTCGGCGATCCGCACGTCAACGTCCTGGCGCTCAACCGGGCGCTGGATGCGCTGCAGCCCGTTCCCGCCTTCGCCACACCGGCGCGCTGA